Part of the Halostella litorea genome is shown below.
TCGGCAGGTCTCCGCGACGCCGAGCGCGTCGACGGCGACGGCCGCGCCGCCGCCCGCGAGCGCCTTCGTCTCCGCCCCGACACTGTCGGCGTCGGCGGCGTTCAGCGTCTCGTCGGCACCGAGGTCCGCCGCGGCGTCGAGTTTCTCGTCCTCGATGTCGACCGCGACGACGTTCGCGCCGAGCGCGTCCGCGACGTGGACCGCCGAGAGGCCGACGCCGCCGCAGCCGTGGACGGCGACCCAGTCGCCCGCCGTGAGGTCGGCGCGGTGGGCGAGGCCGTGGAACGCCGTGGCAAAACGACAGCCCAGTCCGGCCATGTCGACCGCGTCGACGCCGTCCGGGAGGCGGACGGCGTTGTAGTCGGCGGCCCGCACCGGGAACGCCTCGGCGAACGCGCCGGGCGCGACGCTCGTAAAGCCCAGCGGCAGCACCGTCTCGCAGACGTTCGCGTGCCCGCGTCGGCAGTGCGGGCAGGTGCCGTCCGCCAGCGCGAACGGGACGGCCACGCGGTCGCCCTCGCGGAGGGTTTCGACGTCCTCGCCGACCTCGCTCACGACGCCGGCCGGTTCGTGGCCGAGCACCTGCCCCGGCCGGGCCTGTGCGCCGACCCACTCCCAGTCGCCCTGCCAGGCGTGCCAGTCGCTCCGGCACACCCCGCAGGCCTCGGTCTCGACGACGACCTGGTCCGGCCCGGCCTCCGGGCGCTCCACGTCCTCGACGGCGAGCGGTTCCCCGTGGTCCTGTAGTACGACGGCGCGCATACGAGGGCTGACAACACGTGACACGAAAAACCCACCGCCGCATGGGCCGCGGAGACCACGCCCGCGGGTCCCGTCCGAATCGCCGGCGACCGCACCGACTAAGGCGGCCGCCTCGCCACTCCCACCCATGCGACTTGAGGAGTACTGGGGTGTCGGGCCGAAGACCCGGGAACTGCTGACCGAGGAACTCGGCGTCGAGGCGGCCGTCGAGGCGATCGAGTCGGCGGACGTCCGGACGCTCACGACGGCGGGGCTGAGCCGCGGCCGGGCGACGCGCATCCTGCGCCGGGCGAACGGCGAGGCGGGGATGGACGTCCTGGCGACGGGCGACGCCCGCGAGGTGTACAAGGAACTGCTCGACCTGGCTCGGGAGCACGCGGTCACCCGCGACGCGGCCGACCGGATCCAGGTGCTGACGCCGACCGCGTCCCACGAGACGCGGGTCGAGCGGCTGGACGCCGTGCTCTCGGCGCGCGAGGCGTGGACGGCGCTCGACGAGGGGACCCGCGAGACCGTCCTCGACGCGTTCGAGGCGTACGACGAGACGGGCGGCGGCGAGCGCCCCGCGGTCGAGGCGGCGCTGACGCTGCGCGAGGCGGGCGTCACCGAGGGGCCGTTCGCGCCGATCGCTGACGTGGACCCCGAGGCGCTGGCCGACGCCGCCGACGCGCTGGCCGCGCTGGACGACGGCCGGGTCCGGGAGGGGGCCGACGAGGAACTCGACGGCCTGCGGGCGTCGCTGGCGGCCGCCGAGTCGCTGGCGGCCGACGCCGTCGGCGTGGTGGAGGCCGTCAGGGACGGCGACGTGCGCGGCACCGAGGCGTTCCGCCAGTCGTTCCTCGACCACGTCGCCGGCGAGGCGGACGTCACCGTCGACCGCGTGCGGGACGCGATGCCGGCCGACGCGGCGGACGCGACGGACTTCGTCGCCCGCACGCTCCGGGAGCTAACCGACGACCTGCGGACCGCGGTCGACGAGCGCGAGCGCGCCGTGGCCCGCGACCTGCGCGGCGAGGTCGCCGCGGCCCGCGAGGACGTCGACGTGGCGGTCGCGGCGGTCGACGACATCGCCTTCCACCTCTCGCTGGCGCGGTTCGCGGCGGCCCACGACCTGACGCGGCCGACGTTCGTCGACGACGGCGTCGCGGTCGTCGGCGCGCGGAACCTGACGCTGTCGGCCGGCGGCGAGTCGGTCCAGCCGGTCACGTACGCGCTCGGCGAGCACGGCGTGTCCGCGGCCGACGTGACCCCCGCCTCGCGGAGGACGGGCGCGGCGGCCGCCGACGTGGGCGTCCCCGGCGACGAGCGCATTTCGGTGCTGACCGGCGCGAACAGCGGCGGGAAGACGACGCTTTTGGAGACGGTGTGTCAGGTCGTCCTGCTCGCGGCGATGGGGCTGCCCGTGCCGGCCGAGCGCGCCGAGGTGGCGACGTTCGACGCCGTCGTGTTCCACCGGCGGCACGCCAGCTTCAACGCCGGCGTGCTCGAATCGACGCTGCGCTCCATCGTCCCGCCGCTGACGGAGTCCGACCGGACGCTGACGCTGGTCGACGAGTTCGAGGCGATAACGGAGCCGGGCAGCGCCGCGGACCTCCTGCACGGGCTGGTCCGACTGGCGGTCGACGAGGGCGCGCTCGGCACGTTCGTCACCCACCTCGCGGACGACCTCGAACCGCTGCCCGAGGCGGCCCGCACAGACGGCATCTTCGCGGAGGGGCTGACGCCGGACCTGAAACTGGAGGTCGACTACCAGCCACGCTTCGGCACGGTCGGGCGCTCGACGCCGGAGTTCATCGTCTCGCGGCTCGTTGCCGACGCGGGCGACCGGGCCGAGCGGGCCGGCTT
Proteins encoded:
- a CDS encoding zinc-dependent alcohol dehydrogenase family protein gives rise to the protein MRAVVLQDHGEPLAVEDVERPEAGPDQVVVETEACGVCRSDWHAWQGDWEWVGAQARPGQVLGHEPAGVVSEVGEDVETLREGDRVAVPFALADGTCPHCRRGHANVCETVLPLGFTSVAPGAFAEAFPVRAADYNAVRLPDGVDAVDMAGLGCRFATAFHGLAHRADLTAGDWVAVHGCGGVGLSAVHVADALGANVVAVDIEDEKLDAAADLGADETLNAADADSVGAETKALAGGGAAVAVDALGVAETCRNALASLGSRGQHLQIGLTTGEEGGEIPLPTDEMVMKEVDFLGSFGMPPTSYDEIFRMVERGKLNPGAIVSETIGLGDVPDRIAAMSEFDTVGIPVVTEF
- a CDS encoding MutS-related protein; translated protein: MRLEEYWGVGPKTRELLTEELGVEAAVEAIESADVRTLTTAGLSRGRATRILRRANGEAGMDVLATGDAREVYKELLDLAREHAVTRDAADRIQVLTPTASHETRVERLDAVLSAREAWTALDEGTRETVLDAFEAYDETGGGERPAVEAALTLREAGVTEGPFAPIADVDPEALADAADALAALDDGRVREGADEELDGLRASLAAAESLAADAVGVVEAVRDGDVRGTEAFRQSFLDHVAGEADVTVDRVRDAMPADAADATDFVARTLRELTDDLRTAVDERERAVARDLRGEVAAAREDVDVAVAAVDDIAFHLSLARFAAAHDLTRPTFVDDGVAVVGARNLTLSAGGESVQPVTYALGEHGVSAADVTPASRRTGAAAADVGVPGDERISVLTGANSGGKTTLLETVCQVVLLAAMGLPVPAERAEVATFDAVVFHRRHASFNAGVLESTLRSIVPPLTESDRTLTLVDEFEAITEPGSAADLLHGLVRLAVDEGALGTFVTHLADDLEPLPEAARTDGIFAEGLTPDLKLEVDYQPRFGTVGRSTPEFIVSRLVADAGDRAERAGFETLAEAVGHETVQRTLAEAWEERSASGE